One genomic region from Tigriopus californicus strain San Diego chromosome 4, Tcal_SD_v2.1, whole genome shotgun sequence encodes:
- the LOC131879278 gene encoding phosphatidylinositol 5-phosphate 4-kinase type-2 alpha-like: protein MSGAGIISTDGTKTKTKRFKVKHPKRKLYRSSEPLLSVFMWGINHTVKELEHVSIPVMLMPDDFRAFSKVKVDNQAFNKENLPSHFKVKDYCPLVFRNLRERFGIDDQDYLRSMTKDSPKPMDSPGRSGAKFYASHDKLFVIKTLTSEEVEQMHSLLKQYHPFIVERHGKTLLPQYLGMYRITVDNNECYMVVMRNIFSSHLNIHKKYDLKGSTIDREASQKEREKDNPTFKDNDFINDGVKIHIGDEAKQKLMETLAADVEFLAKLHIMDYSLLLGVHDCEEAEREAAERGTVDLDGVDEEVGDEEYDSGGSGVALTPPDSPQAPSRSQSVNGASRIDPEKDIYAIPSRSTSQSREIYFLALVDVLTHYGVKKQAAKVAKTVKYGAGVDGISTAEPDQYSSRFLEFISKAIE, encoded by the exons ATGTCGGGGGCGGGTATCATCTCAACCGACGGCACGAAGACCAAAACCAAACGGTTTAAGGTCAAGCATCCCAAGCGCAAACTGTACAGATCTTCCGAGCCTTTGCTATCCGTGTTCATGTGGGGCATCAATCACACGGTCAAGGAATTGGAACACGTGTCCATTCCGGTCATGCTCATGCCCGACGACTTCCGCGCTTTCTCCAAGGTCAAAGTGGACAACCAGGCCTTCAACAAAGAGAATCTGCCCTCACACTTCAAG GTCAAGGATTATTGTCCTTTGGTGTTTCGGAATCTCCGTGAACGATTTGGGATCGACGATCAAGATTACTTACGCTCGATGACCAAAGACAGTCCTAAACCCATGGACTCGCCGGGACGATCCGGAGCCAAATTCTATGCCTCTCACGACAAATTATTTGTGATCAAAACCCTGACATCCGAGGAGGTGGAACAAATGCACTCCTTGCTCAAGCAATACCACCCTTTCATCGTCGAGCGACACG GAAAAACCCTCTTGCCACAGTACTTGGGAATGTATCGGATCACGGTGGACAACAATGAATGCTACATGGTGGTCATGCGGAACATCTTCTCCAGCCATCTCAACATCCACAAGAAGTACGACCTCAAGGGCTCCACCATCGACCGCGAGGCTTCGCAGAAGGAGCGCGAGAAAGATAACCCCACCTTCAAGGACAACGACTTCATCAACGACGGTGTCAAGATCCACATCGGCGACGAGGCCAAACAGAAACTCATGGAGACCCTGGCGGCGGACGTGGAGTTCCTGGCCAAGCTCCATATCATGGACTACTCGCTCCTCCTCGGCGTCCATGATTGCGAAGAGGCCGAACGCGAGGCCGCCGAGCGGGGCACCGTTGATCTGGATGGCGTGGACGAGGAAGTGGGCGACGAAGAGTACGACTCGGGCGGCTCGGGCGTGGCCCTCACCCCGCCCGACTCGCCACAAGCGCCTTCCCGCAGCCAGTCAGTCAACGGAGCCAGCCGCATCGACCCGGAAAAGGACATCTACGCCATTCCATCGCGCTCCACCTCGCAAAGTCGGGAGATCTACTTCCTGGCCCTAGTCGACGTCCTCACTCACTATGGCGTGAAGAAACAGGCGGCCAAAGTGGCCAAGACCGTCAAATATGGCGCCGGGGTGGACGGCATCTCCACTGCCGAGCCCGACCAATACTCGTCCCGATTCCTGGAGTTCATCAGCAAGGCCATCGAGTAG
- the LOC131879753 gene encoding membrane-associated protein Hem-like — MSHSLINISQQKLAEKLSILQNRCVGMLTRIYNIKKACADQQSKPAFLSDKSLQSAIRTIDKNFPSVDLKALQPALQPLRNEILKNLSLYYYTFVDLLDFRDHVSELLTTIDVCHLTLDLTVNFDLTKLYLNVVTLYVRLMILLSTVDDRKAVLGLFNAAHELIHGHADPSFPRLGQLIREYSVPLRKLSEEFVPHARTLTGALTSLSSIYPRRNLSAEQWRSAQMLSLVSNPQHLLNPAHTDTIPCEYLSLETMESWIVFGLAVIHPLLTQSSPTQQLWTLTLSSSWVMVLFRDEVIQVHEYIQQFFEGIKGYSKLISIVKECYNAAMQNAATSHRERRAFLRSALRELSLLCSDQPGLLGPKALFIFMGLCFSRDEVIWLIQHHEHPPPKLKTVPEDLVDRCLPELLFYMEEIRSLVRKYGQVIQRYYIQYLAGYDAVALKQSMQGLTHMKDDDNVLLSSICQTISDVSVDQVEDPDHIFDFRGLRLDWMRLQSYVAHGKNSANFLETFKTTAALVNTISFHTKMVDSLEDLLTDTSDLSLYCFYSKLFEQDFQMCLEFPAQNRFIIAFPLICGHFSNISNEFCPEERIHIRERSLSVINMFLDEMAKEAKNIITTVCDEQCKLSDLLLPKHCAAHITEVVNKKKSNLKTRKHVQPLGHRPGSESYRKTREDLTTMDKLHMAMTELCYSINYTPSISVWEYTFAPREYLNAHLESRFTKALAGMVLFSPNTSEIAKPSELVNSVRTYMNVLQCVENCVHLDITRIFNNVLLQQTQQTDSSGEPTIASAYTQWYSDILLRRVSAGHICASSSLKAFVSVTAEGAIPFNAEEFSDPNELRSLTELIGPYGIRLLNENLMWHIGSQVQELKKIVRQNEEVLVQLRTNFDKPEIMKELAKKLSNIDSVLQRMTIIGVILSFRELLYEALNAQLEERIPFLFSTIEDVHKHTVPEQSLIINEMASAAGFVSQIDPLLLQTVQALPKIDFENDYVESCLLMVFVAVTIPKLARSESSLYRPHLDSHENNIHCLALAVNQIFGVLFTICGHDDIEDRLKEFLALASSSLLRLAQEGNKEEARNRESVYILLDLIVQKSPWLSMDLLESCFPYNLLRNSYHIVHKMERLRIAGSHPIPAHN, encoded by the exons ATGTCCCACTCGCTGATCAACATAAGCCAGCAGAAGCTGGCCGAGAAGCTGAGCATCCTGCAGAACCGTTGTGTGGGCATGCTGACCCGCATCTACAACATCAAGAAAGCGTGCGCTGATCAGCAGAGCAAGCCGGCCTTCTTGTCGGACAAGAGCCTGCAGAGCGCCATCCGCACCATCGACAAGAACTTCCCGAGCGTGGACCTGAAGGCCCTCCAACCCGCCCTCCAGCCCCTGCGAAACGAGATCCTCAAGAATCTGTCGCTGTATTACTACACGTTTGTGGATTTGCTGGATTTCCGGGATCACGTCTCGGAATTGCTCACCACCATCGACGTCTGTCACTTGACCTTGGACTTGACCGTCAATTTCGACTTGACCAAGCTCTATCTGAACGTGGTCACGCTCTATGTGCGCCTCATGATCCTCTTGTCCACCGTGGACGACCGCAAAGCCGTGCTGGGACTGTTCAATGCGGCTCACGAGCTCATTCACGGCCACGCCGACCCGTCGTTCCCGCGCTTGGGTCAATTGATCCGCGAGTATTCGGTTCCGTTGCGAAAACTGTCCGAAGAGTTTGTGCCGCACGCCCGCACGCTGACCGGCGCGCTGACCAGCCTGAGCTCAATTTACCCGCGCCGAAACTTGAGCGCCGAGCAATGGCGATCGGCGCAAATGTTGTCCTTGGTGTCCAATCCCCAGCACTTGTTGAACCCGGCGCACACGGACACCATCCCGTGCGAGTATCTGTCCTTGGAGACCATGGAGAGCTGGATCGTGTTTGGGCTGGCCGTGATTCACCCGCTGTTAACGCAGTCGAGCCCCACGCAACAGTTGTGGACATTGACCTTGAGTAGTAGCTGGGTCATGGTCTTGTTTCGGGATGAGGTCATTCAAGTCCATGAATATATCCAGCAGTTCTTTGAAGGCATCAAAGGCTACAGCAAGTTGATCAGCATCGTCAAGGAGTGTTATAATGCGGCTATGCAGAATGCGGCCACCTCCCATCGAGAACGGCGGGCTTTCCTCCGCTCGGCCTTGCGCGAACTCAGTTTGTTGTGCTCGGATCAACCTGGGTTGTTGGGGCCCAAGGCCTTGTTCATCTTTATGGGCCTGTGCTTCTCACGGGATGAG GTCATATGGCTCATTCAACACCATGAGCACCCACCACCCAAACTGAAGACGGTGCCCGAGGACCTGGTGGACCGGTGCCTGCCCGAATTGTTATTCTACATGGAGGAGATCCGATCGCTGGTCCGCAAGTACGGCCAAGTCATCCAACGCTACTACATCCAATACCTCGCTGGATACGACGCCGTAGCCTTGAAGCAATCTATGCAA GGTTTAACGCACATGAAAGACGACGATAATGTGTTACTGTCTTCGATCTGTCAAACCATCTCTGATGTGTCCGTGGACCAAGTCGAGGATCCGGATCACATCTTTGACTTCCGAGGCTTGCGCTTGGACTGGATGCGGCTGCAAAGTTACGTGGCTCACGGCAAGAACAGTGCCAATTTCTTGGAGACCTTTAAAACGACGGCTGCACTCGTCAACACGATCTCTTTTCACACCAAGATGGTGGACAGTCTGGAGGACCTACTCACGGATACCTCGGATCTGTCCCTGTACTGCTTCTACTCGAAACTGTTCGAGCAGGACTTCCAAATGTGCCTGGAGTTCCCAGCTCAAAATCGGTTCATCATCGCCTTCCCGCTCATTTGTGGGCATTtctccaacatcagcaacgAGTTCTGTCCCGAGGAGCGGATTCACATCCGAGAGAGAAGCTTGAGCGTGATCAACATGTTCCTAGACGAAATGGCCAAGGAGGCCAAGAACATCATAACCACTGTGTGTGATGAGCAATGCAAGTTATCCGATTTACTCTTGCCCAAGCACTGCGCTGCCCACATCACCGAG GTGGTGAATAAGAAGAAAAGCAATCTTAAGACTCGGAAGCACGTGCAACCACTCGGTCATCGTCCGGGCAGTGAGAGCTACCGTAAGACTCGCGAGGACCTCACCACCATGGACAAGCTGCACATGGCCATGACCGAGCTGTGCTACTCGATCAACTACACGCCCTCCATTAGTGTTTGGGAATACACCTTCGCTCCACGCGAGTATCTCAACGCCCATCTCGAGTCCCGATTCACCAAAGCCTTGGCCGGCATGGTCTTGTTCTCGCCCAACACCTCGGAGATCGCCAAGCCCTCGGAATTGGTCAACTCGGTTCGCACTTACATGAACGTTCTACAGTGCGTGGAGAACTGCGTTCACTTGGATATCACCCGGATTTTCAACAACGTCTTGTTGCAACAAACCCAGCAAACGGATTCAAGTGGGGAGCCCACCATTGCCTCCGCCTATACTCAATGGTATAGCGATATCCTCTTGAGACGAGTGAGCGCGGGTCACATCTGCGCTTCATCCTCCTTGAAGGCCTTTGTGTCCGTTACGGCTGAAGGCgccattccattcaatgcgGAAGAGTTCTCGGATCCCAATGAACTCAGATCACTCACCGAGCTCATTG GCCCCTACGGGATCCGGTTGTTGAATGAGAACCTCATGTGGCACATTGGATCGCAAGTGCAGGAATTGAAGAAGATTGTCCGCCAGAACGAAGAGGTCTTGGTCCAATTGAGAACGAACTTTGACAAACCCGAAATCATGAAGGAATTAGCCAAGAAATTGAGCAACATCGATAGCGTCCTGCAG AGAATGACCATTATCGGGGTGATCCTGAGCTTTCGAGAGTTGTTGTACGAGGCTCTGAACGCTCAGTTAGAGGAAAGGATCCCGTTCTTGTTCAGCACCATCGAGGATGTTCACAAGCACACGGTTCCGGAGCAATCGCTGATTATTAATGAAATGGCCTCGGCCGCCGGATTCGTCAGTCAGATCGATCCTTTGCTCCTCCAAACGGTTCAAGCCTTACCcaagattgattttgaaaacgacTACGTTGAATCATGTCTTCTTATGGTGTTTGTGGCGGTCACCATCCCAAAGTTGGCCAGATCCGAGTCGAGTTTATATCGG CCACATTTGGACAGTCATGAAAACAACATCCATTGTTTGGCCTTAGCTGTGAACCAAATATTTGGTGTCCTCTTCACCATCTGCGGCCACGACGACATTGAGGATCGTCTCAAAGagttcttggccttggcctcATCCAGCCTTCTACGTTTAGCTCAAGAAGGCAACAAAGAAGAGGCCCGGAATCGCGAATCAGTCTACATTcttttggacttgattgtACAGAAATCCCCTTGGTTGAGCATGGATTTGCTAGAAAGCTGCTTCCCCTACAATCTCTTGCGAAACTCCTACCACATTGTCCACAAAATGGAGAGACTTCGAATTGCCGGCTCGCATCCGATCCCAGCTCACAATTAA
- the LOC131879755 gene encoding bcl-2-related ovarian killer protein homolog A-like isoform X1: MDQSSVEEAVSSNQAIEEEAEAQAESQDTVHPDLLNNNQIGSKSFQPIPAFSNNTLKKNRNNVPVRRKNYGPPPVPSPRLYRHRKMSFPISMSSSGGAGLLMGSPGTLGGNYGNLELPELANRRMRRFSNVSDAVSRKLSTTIGWRTVSVQDIVNQAKSLCGQYMRSRLKRSGLFNRKLGLQRLRSVVNLPGGLLVCEVFAQLQAIGLELERLHPKLYTGICRQITAEVAVTITSEKSVGNVLSSIARELFKMDISWGKIVSLYCIVGGLAVDCVRHGHPEYLFGLVETMGLVIERDVATWMAQQGGWAALLSRYRPPDEDHGVFQMIALSVVCLIFLLVGIVFVIRTVGKIALGMNRIQFRPLSNFVTDTVEEPPE; this comes from the exons ATGGATCAGTCAAGTGTGGAGGAGGCTGTCTCGAGCAATCAGGCCATAGAAGAAGAGGCCGAGGCTCAGGCCGAGAGTCAAGATACGGTCCATCCTGATCTGCTGAATAACAATCAGATTGGAAGCAAGTCCTTCCAGCCCATTCCAGCCTTTAGCAACAATACCCTGAAGAAGAATCGGAATAACGTGCCCGTTCGTCGGAAGAACTATGGACCTCCGCCCGTGCCCTCACCTCGACTTTATCGACACAGGAAGATGTCATTTCCTATATCCATGAGCTCGAGTGGAGGTGCAGGTCTCCTTATGGGCTCCCCCGGAACTTTAGGTGGGAATTATGGCAACCTAGAATTGCCGGAATTGGCCAATCGACGCATGCGACGCTTTTCGAATGTAAGCGATGCGGTGTCCAGAAAGCTCTCGACCACCATTGGATGGCGGACAGTGAGTGTCCAGGACATTGTCAATCAGGCCAAGAGTCTCTGCGGTCAGTATATGCGGTCTCGCTTGAAGCGATCCGGATTGTTCAACCGGAAACTGGGTCTCCAAAGACTCCGGAGTGTGGTGAATCTACCCGGCGGGTTGTTGGTGTGTGAAGTGTTTGCTCAATTACAAGCCATCGGGCTTGAACTGGAAAGACTCCATCCTAAGCTGTACACGGGGATTTGTCGTCAG ATAACGGCGGAA GTGGCCGTCACAATCACCTCGGAGAAGTCGGTGGGCAATGTCTTGAGTTCAATCGCTCGagagttgttcaagatggACATATCTTGGGGGAAAATTGTCTCTCTCTATTGTATCGTTGGTGGGTTGGCCGTGGATTGCGTCCGCCATGGCCATCCTGAATACCTCTTTGGCTTGGTCGAGACCATGGGTCTGGTCATTGAGCGAGATGTGGCCACATGGATGGCTCAGCAGGGAGGATGG gCTGCCCTATTATCGCGATATCGACCACCGGATGAGGATCACGGGGTGTTTCAGATGATCGCCCTGTCCGTGGTGTGTCTCATTTTCCTCCTTGTGGGCATTGTTTTTGTCATTCGCACCGTTGGAAAGATCGCTTTAGGCATGAATCGAATTCAATTCAGGCCTCTGTCAAATTTTGTTACCGATACTGTGGAGGAACCTCCAGAATGA
- the LOC131879755 gene encoding bcl-2-related ovarian killer protein homolog A-like isoform X2 produces MDQSSVEEAVSSNQAIEEEAEAQAESQDTVHPDLLNNNQIGSKSFQPIPAFSNNTLKKNRNNVPVRRKNYGPPPVPSPRLYRHRKMSFPISMSSSGGAGLLMGSPGTLGGNYGNLELPELANRRMRRFSNVSDAVSRKLSTTIGWRTVSVQDIVNQAKSLCGQYMRSRLKRSGLFNRKLGLQRLRSVVNLPGGLLVCEVFAQLQAIGLELERLHPKLYTGICRQVAVTITSEKSVGNVLSSIARELFKMDISWGKIVSLYCIVGGLAVDCVRHGHPEYLFGLVETMGLVIERDVATWMAQQGGWAALLSRYRPPDEDHGVFQMIALSVVCLIFLLVGIVFVIRTVGKIALGMNRIQFRPLSNFVTDTVEEPPE; encoded by the exons ATGGATCAGTCAAGTGTGGAGGAGGCTGTCTCGAGCAATCAGGCCATAGAAGAAGAGGCCGAGGCTCAGGCCGAGAGTCAAGATACGGTCCATCCTGATCTGCTGAATAACAATCAGATTGGAAGCAAGTCCTTCCAGCCCATTCCAGCCTTTAGCAACAATACCCTGAAGAAGAATCGGAATAACGTGCCCGTTCGTCGGAAGAACTATGGACCTCCGCCCGTGCCCTCACCTCGACTTTATCGACACAGGAAGATGTCATTTCCTATATCCATGAGCTCGAGTGGAGGTGCAGGTCTCCTTATGGGCTCCCCCGGAACTTTAGGTGGGAATTATGGCAACCTAGAATTGCCGGAATTGGCCAATCGACGCATGCGACGCTTTTCGAATGTAAGCGATGCGGTGTCCAGAAAGCTCTCGACCACCATTGGATGGCGGACAGTGAGTGTCCAGGACATTGTCAATCAGGCCAAGAGTCTCTGCGGTCAGTATATGCGGTCTCGCTTGAAGCGATCCGGATTGTTCAACCGGAAACTGGGTCTCCAAAGACTCCGGAGTGTGGTGAATCTACCCGGCGGGTTGTTGGTGTGTGAAGTGTTTGCTCAATTACAAGCCATCGGGCTTGAACTGGAAAGACTCCATCCTAAGCTGTACACGGGGATTTGTCGTCAG GTGGCCGTCACAATCACCTCGGAGAAGTCGGTGGGCAATGTCTTGAGTTCAATCGCTCGagagttgttcaagatggACATATCTTGGGGGAAAATTGTCTCTCTCTATTGTATCGTTGGTGGGTTGGCCGTGGATTGCGTCCGCCATGGCCATCCTGAATACCTCTTTGGCTTGGTCGAGACCATGGGTCTGGTCATTGAGCGAGATGTGGCCACATGGATGGCTCAGCAGGGAGGATGG gCTGCCCTATTATCGCGATATCGACCACCGGATGAGGATCACGGGGTGTTTCAGATGATCGCCCTGTCCGTGGTGTGTCTCATTTTCCTCCTTGTGGGCATTGTTTTTGTCATTCGCACCGTTGGAAAGATCGCTTTAGGCATGAATCGAATTCAATTCAGGCCTCTGTCAAATTTTGTTACCGATACTGTGGAGGAACCTCCAGAATGA